A window of Stenotrophomonas indicatrix genomic DNA:
TGCTGGATGGCTGGATCGGGGAGTAGCGCCAGGCCATGCCCGGGCGAACGCCCTGGTAGTCGCCCACCTTGGTGGGCGGCTTCCGCGCGTGCCAACCAAGGTTGGCAACTACCGGGTCCTGGTGGATCGGTAGCGCCGGGCCGTGCCAGCGAACGCCCTGGTAGATGCCCACCTTGGTGGGCGGCGTCTGCGCGTGCCAACCAAGGTTGGCACCTACCGGGTCATGGTGGACCGGTAGCGCCGGGCCATGCCAGCGAACGTCCTGGTAGTCGCCCACCTTGGTGGGCGGCTTCTGCGCGTGCCACCACGGTTGGCACCTACCGGGTCATGGTGGACCGGTAGCGCCCTTCCATGTCAGCGAACGCCTGGTAGTCGCCCACCTTGGTGGGCGGCTTCCGCGCGTGCCAACCAAGGTTGGCACCTACCGGGTCATGGTGGACCGGTAGCGCCGGGCCATGCCAGCGAACGCCCTGGTAGTTGCCCACCTTGGTGGGCGGCGTCTGCGCGTGCCAACTAAGGTTGGCACCTACCGGGTCCTGGTGGACTGCCGGGTCATGGTGGACCGGTAGCGCCGGGCCATGCCCGGCGAACGCCCTGGTAGTCGCCCACCTTGGTGGGCAGCGTCTGCGTGTGCCAACCAAGGTTGGCACCTACCGGGTCTTGGCGGACCGGTAGCGCCGGGCCATGCCCGGCGGGTTGGTGCCCGATCACGTGACATCCGCCGGGCATGGCCCGGCGCTACCGCAGCACGTTGAACCGTACCTGCGTCCAGGCGCCGTCAGCAGCCAGCGCGGTCAACGTATGCGCCCCCGGATCGGCGAACTCGCGCTGCATCAGCTGCGCACCGCGCGTCTGCGCGATCCATCGACCATCCAGCAGCCAGTCCACGGCCTGTTCGCTGCCCAATGCGCGCAGCTGCAGGCGTACGCCGTGTTCGGCATTGGGTGCACGCGCCAGCGTCGCGCCTTCATTGAGGCCATCGATATGCAGGGCCACGCTGGCCTCGCGACCATCATCGCGACAGTCCGGCGACAGTGCGGGAAGCTGTGAGGCATCGCGGGTGGCCTTGGGTAGCCAGGGTGACAACAGCGCCGGCCATCGCGCGATTTCCCGCGCGACTTCCTCATGCGGCGCGCTGCAATCAGCCGATACGCGCAGTCCGGTGCGCGCGTCAGCCAGGTAGCGTTGGCGGCCAGGCTGCCATCGCCGTGCCTCGCGTTCGGGGAACGTCGGCGGTGCCGCACCGTCCAGCAGATAGGCCGACAGGCGTCGCTGGCAGAGTGCCGCTGGCAACCCTTCGGCCAGTTCTCCAGTTGGCCAGCAGATGTCTGCCTGGGTCACGCTGGCCGGCATCGGCGCGGCCGCCGCATCGCCGCGTTGGCGCGGCAGGCTGTCGACCACCTCGAACATCAACGGCAAGGCGGTGACCGCGCCGTACTGCCCCGGCAACGGCGTGCCATCGGGGCGCCCCACCCACACGCCCACGGTGTAGTGGCGGGTACTGCCGATCGCCCACGCATCGCGGTAGCCATAGCTGGTTCCGGTCTTCCAGGCCACGCGCGGCCGCCCGCCAACGTCGAACGTGCCAACGCCGTACCCCGGGCGCGGATTCGATTCCAGCATCTCGCGCACGATCCAGCTGGCACCGGGCGAAGCCAGCCGCCGCTCGATCATCGGTTCGTCATCGGTGTAGCGCACGCGGCCGGCAATGCCGTTGCGGTTGAGCGCAGCGAACGCACCGACCAGGTCTTCCAGCCGTGCGCCGGTGCCGCCGAGGATCAGCGACAGATTGGGCGAACTGCCCGGCGGGAAGCGCAACTGGATGCCGGCGTGCGACAGGCGCGCGGCGAAGCGTGCCGCACCTACCCGCTGCAGCAGGTCGACCGACGGCACGTTCAGCGACAGGCGCAGCGCACTGGCAGCACTGACCGGCCCGTTGAAGGCCATGTCGAAGTTGCCCGGCCGATAGCTGCCGAAGCTCTGCGGCGCATCCACCAGCAAGCTCTCGGAATGGATCAGGCCATCATCGAGTGCCATCGCATACAGAAACGGCTTCAGCGTGGAGCCCGGCGAGCGCCAGGCCTGCACCATGTCCACGTGGCCCAGCCGTTGCCGATCACCGAAAGACAGCGTGCCGACATACGCACGCGCCTGCAGGGTCTGGTTGTCGACCACCAGCAGTGCGGCTGACGTGCGCTCGGGCAGCGTGGAGAAATAGCTGGCCACGCGCTCTTCAAGGGTGCGCTGCAGGCCGATGTCGATGCTGCTCTGGATCCGCGCCTGCCCTGGATGCGCCGAGTGCAGGCGCTGGGCCAGCAGTGCCGCGTGCAGTGGTGGACGCAGCGAGCGTGCGACCACGTTCTCGATGCGCGCATCTTCCACTTCCTCCGGCGTCCATGCGCCGAGCTCGGCCATGCGCGCCAGTACCTTGTCGCGAGCCTTCTGCGCGGCTTCGGGATGACGATCCGGGCGCAAACGGCTGGGTGCCTGTGGCAGCACCGCCAGCAACGCGGCCTCGGCATGCGAAAGCTGCGCGGCCGGCTTACCGAGGTAGGCCCAGCTGGCCGCCTCCACGCCTTCGATGGTGCCACCGTAGGGCGCGCGCTCCAGATACAACGCGAGGATCTCGCGCTTGGACAGGTGCACCTCAAGCTGCACCGCACGCAGCATCTGCTTCAGCTTGCCCCAGGGCGTGCGCGTATGCGGATCGAGAATGCGCGCCACCTGCATGGTCAGGGTCGAGCCTCCGGAGACGATGCGGCCACCTCGCAGAAGCTGCCCACCGGCACGCAGGATCGCCAGCGGATTGATGCCCGGGTGCTGCCAGAACCAGCGATCCTCGTAGGTCAGCAGCGCCTGCAGGTACAGCGGCGACACGCTGTCGACCGACGCCGGATAGCGCCACACGCCCTCGGCATCGGCGAACGCCCGCATCGGGCTGCCGTCAGCGGCGACCACCAGCGTGCTGGTGTCGCGTTGCCGGGGCAACGGCGGCGGGAAGGCGAAATCCAGTACCAGCAGCAGCACCAGCAACGCCGTCGTGCCCCAGCGCAGCCACGGCCACAGCGGTTGCAGCCGCTGCCGCAGGCGCGGCAGCCGCGTTTTCAGCGATCTCACCTTCATCCACGGCATCCAGTGGGACGGGCCGCGCCGTCGCGGCCCGTCCGCACGATCACGGCTGTACCACCGTCAACGTGGTCGGGCTGCTGCGGCCGACGCCACGCAGCTGCGGCCGGTACATGTCCTCCACCAGCGACGGCGGCACCGTGTAGGTACCCGGAGTGACCGCACGCACCAGGTAGAACACGTTGGCCTTGCTGCCACGCGAGAGCTTCAGCGCCGCCACGTAGCGGTCATCGCGGAACTCCTCGTGCTTGGTATCGGCCGCTTCGCTGCGGTCGCTGATGGTGATGCCATCGACCACCACATCGGCCCACTGCTTGGCATCGCCCAGGTTGAGGTTCTCGATCTCCAGGCCTGCCGGCAGCAGGTCGGTCAGCAGCGCATCGGGCATCTCGCTGTCGGCGGTGATGGTGACGCGCACGATCAGCGCTTCGCCCTCCTTCAGCGGACGCGGCGACCACGGCTTGCCATCGGTGCCGAAGTAACTGCGCTCCACGCCGATCACGCTGTTGTCCGGCGCCGGCGCGCTGCGCGGAATGCCGGCCACGTCGATGCTGGCGAACATCGGCGGCTGTCCCTGCGGGGTGAAGCGCACGCCCGCGGCCAGCTGCCCTGCATCGAAGTTGCGGCCAAACAGCTTGCGTTCGCCGATGGCCTCGCTGTTGCCACCGATCACCAGCTCACCGGCCACCAGCGCCTTCTGGTTGGCGGCCAGTGCCTTGCCGAGGCGGGCGATGGCCACCTGTTCCTGCGTGCTCAGCCACATCCAGCCACTATTGCGGCGCGCATCCAGGCCACGGCCAAGATCAACCGCGCGTGCATCCCATGCCGGCTTGGCCAGCTTGTTTTCGTGGGTCAGCGCGATCATCAGCGCATCATCACGAACGGCACTGCCGTAGTCGCCGAAGTAGGACGGGCGTTCGCTGCTGGACTTGGCAAAGCCCGCCGCAAGGGCCGCCTGGCCGCGCTTGGCATCGCCCTGCAGCGACAGCGCCACGCCCAGGTGCACCAGCGACAGACCACCCACGGCCTTGCTGCGTTCGTTGTCGTACAGCGTGCGCAGGGTACCCAGCGGCGCGCGGTTGACGCGGGCCAGCACGTAACCCGAGTACGCCTGGTTGGCGAACTTCAGGCTTTCGCGTTTTTCCTGGCCGTAGAACTGGTTGCCACCGGACAGCAGGTCTTCGCTCAGGCGGTTCAGCGCCTTCTGCAGCACGTTGTCCGGCACCGCGAAACCACCGTCCTTGGCATCGAGCAGGAACTCGGCGATGTACGGGGTCAGCCACGGGTTCACGTAGCCGTCGTCACCCCACATCGAGAAGTTGCCGTTGGCCACCTGCATCGACGCCAGGCGACCGAACGCACCTTCCATGCGCTCGCGACGGGTCTTCGCGTCCAGGCCGTCAGCGCCGAGCATGGACGACGTGGCCTGGTCCAGGATCAGCGCGGCGTAGCCCTTGCTGGTGGTCTGTTCGGCACAGCCGTACGGGTAGTTCAGCGCACCCTGCAGCGCGCTGGCGAACGGGATCGGCGGCAGCGGACTGACCAGCAGGCGGGCATTGACCGATTCGGACATCAGCCCGTCCATCAGGCTGCCATCCAGGCTCACCGCCGCCAGCGGATCGAGCGTTCGCACCTGCGAGCGCAGTACCTGCGGCCACGCCGCGCGTACCGGCAGATCGTAGCGGCGGTCGGCCTTGAAGCCGTTGCCATCCACACGCACGCGCACCTTGGCCACGCTGTGGCCCTCGCGCGCCGACAACGGGAAGCTCAACGTCGTCTTGGCATCGGCATTGAGCTGCACGCTGCGCGTGCCTTCGCCCAGGCTGAGCGGGCCTTCGCTGTCCACGCGCACGTTGAACTGACCGGGCTTGCCGGTGAAGTTCTGCACATCCAGCGTCACCGTGCTGCGGTCGCCCGGGGCGAGCACGCGCGGCATGCTGGCCTCGGCCAGGATCGGTGCGCGCACCACGGTTTCCACATCGCGCTTGCCGTACTGGTCATCGCTGTAGACCAGCGCCGACACCCGCAGGGTGCCATTGAAATCCGGCACTTTCAGGCGAATGCGGGCAATGCCCTTGGCATCGAGCTGCACCGGGCCGGAGAACAGGTCCACGGTCTGCACGCGCGCGGTCGGCCGCTTGGCCTGCGGCAACGCCTGCAGCGCCATGTCGCCGCCGAACTTCAGCTTGCCGCTGCCGCCGTCGAAGCTCTCGATCACCCGGCTGTAGATGTCATAGGCATCGATGCCGAGGCGGCGCTGGGCGAAGAAGTGCGCGCCGGCATCGGGCACCGGGAAGCGGGTGATGTTGAGAATGCCCACATCCACGGCCGAAACAGTGACGTGCGCGACCTTGCCGGCCAGCTGCGGTGCGCTGACCGTCACTGGCAGGTCCTGCTCCGGTCGCATCTGCTTGGGCGCGGCCAGGCCGACGGCCACGGTGCGGCCCTTGCGGTCCATCGGCACGTGCACCACGCCCACCGCGCGGGCCGGGGTGATCTTGCTCGGCGCACTGCCACCGCGGAACACCAGCGCGGTGATGTAGACGTCGTGGCGCTCCCAATCGGCGGTGACCGGGATCTTGTAGGTGGCACCGGGCTTGGCGTCGATGTCCTGCACGTACAGCATGCGGTCGGTCTCGACCATCAGCACGCCCTTGCCGGCATGCGGCGGGGTCACCGTCACTTCCAGGGTATCGCCGGCCTTGTAGCCGGTCTTGTCCAGGCCCAGCTTGACCTTGTCCGGGCGGGCATCGAGGCCACGGTTGTCATCGCCCCAGCTCCAGCCGGCCCGGAACGGATAACGGCTGGTCAGGCCGGTGGACGGATCGAACACGTCCACCCGGTACTCGCCCCACTCCACCGGGAAGTCGAAGGCCACCGCGCTGCCGCCGGCATCGACGGTACGGGTTTCCTTGTTTTCGAAGCGGCGGGTGAAATCGTAGTCCCAGCGGTTGTCGTTGAAGGTCCAGTGGTAGTCGCGCAGCTCGCGCACCAGGGTGATCTTCAGGCCCTTGGCCGGCTGCGGCTTGCCGGCCGCATCCACGCGCATCAGTTCAAACCGCGCGTTGCCGTTGGAATCAGCGCCGTCGTCCGGATTGAACAACGGGCGCACGCCGACCAGTGCGGCGGCCGGCCATACCACCCGCTTCAGGGTGCGGGTGACCGTGCGGCCACCGGTTTCATACAGGCTGCCGGACAGCACCACCGCGATCGGCGCCTTCGCCTTGGTCGCCTCTTCCGGCAACGACACGTCTTCGCGCAGCTGGCCATTGGCCGGCAGCGTGGTGTCGATGACATCCTTGGCTTCGCGCGGCAGCTGCAGGGTCGGGTCGCCGAAGAAGTAGCCCGGCAGGCCCTCCACCGGCTTCTGCTCGGCGGCCACCGCCATGCGCGCGGTGAAGCGGTTGCCGTCGGCCGGGGCACCGTACAGATAGGCGCCGTTGGCCTGCAGACGCAGGTCTTCACCCGGCTTCAGCGTCTTCTGCGCGCTGTCCAGGTCCAGCTTCATGCGCTCGGGCAGGAACTCTTCGATGCGCAGGGTCATGCCCTGGATCGCTTCCTTGCTGGCCGGGTCGGTGCGGAACTCAACCTGCCAGCGCCCCGTCGGCGCCTCGGCGGGAATGGTCTGCTCGAAGTTGATGTAGCCCTGCTCGCCCGGCTGCACGCGGGTTTCGCGGAAGGTCTTGCCATCGGGCTGCTTCAGGCGCAGGAACACCGGCTGGCTCTTGATCGGCTTGCCGTCGTTGTCGCGCAGCAGCGCCGACAGGCGCACCGTCTCACCCGGGCGGTACAGGTCGCGGCCCGACCAGGCATAG
This region includes:
- the pbpC gene encoding penicillin-binding protein 1C, with product MKVRSLKTRLPRLRQRLQPLWPWLRWGTTALLVLLLVLDFAFPPPLPRQRDTSTLVVAADGSPMRAFADAEGVWRYPASVDSVSPLYLQALLTYEDRWFWQHPGINPLAILRAGGQLLRGGRIVSGGSTLTMQVARILDPHTRTPWGKLKQMLRAVQLEVHLSKREILALYLERAPYGGTIEGVEAASWAYLGKPAAQLSHAEAALLAVLPQAPSRLRPDRHPEAAQKARDKVLARMAELGAWTPEEVEDARIENVVARSLRPPLHAALLAQRLHSAHPGQARIQSSIDIGLQRTLEERVASYFSTLPERTSAALLVVDNQTLQARAYVGTLSFGDRQRLGHVDMVQAWRSPGSTLKPFLYAMALDDGLIHSESLLVDAPQSFGSYRPGNFDMAFNGPVSAASALRLSLNVPSVDLLQRVGAARFAARLSHAGIQLRFPPGSSPNLSLILGGTGARLEDLVGAFAALNRNGIAGRVRYTDDEPMIERRLASPGASWIVREMLESNPRPGYGVGTFDVGGRPRVAWKTGTSYGYRDAWAIGSTRHYTVGVWVGRPDGTPLPGQYGAVTALPLMFEVVDSLPRQRGDAAAAPMPASVTQADICWPTGELAEGLPAALCQRRLSAYLLDGAAPPTFPEREARRWQPGRQRYLADARTGLRVSADCSAPHEEVAREIARWPALLSPWLPKATRDASQLPALSPDCRDDGREASVALHIDGLNEGATLARAPNAEHGVRLQLRALGSEQAVDWLLDGRWIAQTRGAQLMQREFADPGAHTLTALAADGAWTQVRFNVLR
- a CDS encoding alpha-2-macroglobulin family protein; its protein translation is MSGPARRMRWGWTAALLAGGLLLGLAGCRNDSGQLPKASGEAIATKAEQVKEFTLLRAYPDQKSEGLSLALEFSRPLVGTQDFDKLVRFEEKVGNDDSSWTLSDDGLTLRYPFVEAGKEFSLVVSPDLLAADGSRLGKELKQKVFSGELKPVAGFASQGSVLPAKDSRGLPVVSVNVPEVDVEFLRVREKDLPTFFSQYQRGGRRGSWELSSDYERSPINKLAEPVYVNRFILGGKQNERVLTYLPTQDIKELQEPGLYFALLKRTGDYEGEFDTAFFSVSDIGLHTRAYKDKLFVHTAALKDGASLKGIDLRVLDAKGEVVLKGSTDSNGNALLNYTLDATHVLVASSGKDTSFLPFNQPALDLSEFAVAGRDNAWFDVYAWSGRDLYRPGETVRLSALLRDNDGKPIKSQPVFLRLKQPDGKTFRETRVQPGEQGYINFEQTIPAEAPTGRWQVEFRTDPASKEAIQGMTLRIEEFLPERMKLDLDSAQKTLKPGEDLRLQANGAYLYGAPADGNRFTARMAVAAEQKPVEGLPGYFFGDPTLQLPREAKDVIDTTLPANGQLREDVSLPEEATKAKAPIAVVLSGSLYETGGRTVTRTLKRVVWPAAALVGVRPLFNPDDGADSNGNARFELMRVDAAGKPQPAKGLKITLVRELRDYHWTFNDNRWDYDFTRRFENKETRTVDAGGSAVAFDFPVEWGEYRVDVFDPSTGLTSRYPFRAGWSWGDDNRGLDARPDKVKLGLDKTGYKAGDTLEVTVTPPHAGKGVLMVETDRMLYVQDIDAKPGATYKIPVTADWERHDVYITALVFRGGSAPSKITPARAVGVVHVPMDRKGRTVAVGLAAPKQMRPEQDLPVTVSAPQLAGKVAHVTVSAVDVGILNITRFPVPDAGAHFFAQRRLGIDAYDIYSRVIESFDGGSGKLKFGGDMALQALPQAKRPTARVQTVDLFSGPVQLDAKGIARIRLKVPDFNGTLRVSALVYSDDQYGKRDVETVVRAPILAEASMPRVLAPGDRSTVTLDVQNFTGKPGQFNVRVDSEGPLSLGEGTRSVQLNADAKTTLSFPLSAREGHSVAKVRVRVDGNGFKADRRYDLPVRAAWPQVLRSQVRTLDPLAAVSLDGSLMDGLMSESVNARLLVSPLPPIPFASALQGALNYPYGCAEQTTSKGYAALILDQATSSMLGADGLDAKTRRERMEGAFGRLASMQVANGNFSMWGDDGYVNPWLTPYIAEFLLDAKDGGFAVPDNVLQKALNRLSEDLLSGGNQFYGQEKRESLKFANQAYSGYVLARVNRAPLGTLRTLYDNERSKAVGGLSLVHLGVALSLQGDAKRGQAALAAGFAKSSSERPSYFGDYGSAVRDDALMIALTHENKLAKPAWDARAVDLGRGLDARRNSGWMWLSTQEQVAIARLGKALAANQKALVAGELVIGGNSEAIGERKLFGRNFDAGQLAAGVRFTPQGQPPMFASIDVAGIPRSAPAPDNSVIGVERSYFGTDGKPWSPRPLKEGEALIVRVTITADSEMPDALLTDLLPAGLEIENLNLGDAKQWADVVVDGITISDRSEAADTKHEEFRDDRYVAALKLSRGSKANVFYLVRAVTPGTYTVPPSLVEDMYRPQLRGVGRSSPTTLTVVQP